The Puntigrus tetrazona isolate hp1 chromosome 4, ASM1883169v1, whole genome shotgun sequence genome includes a window with the following:
- the LOC122342591 gene encoding U2 small nuclear ribonucleoprotein auxiliary factor 35 kDa subunit-related protein 1-like produces MAHAKRFSQIPMSKCMRDLCKEEDYTFLKSLEKQDESLEESTCVESKFQEKQEERIRRRQELKQLEREKQYEIEEQQKEKDKQWKSHVAELDVQRKAIRAKLDRLREFRDFQKKVVLQDLGLDPGSANESVNHLLRRL; encoded by the exons atGGCTCATGCGAAGAGGTTTTCTCAAATCCCCATGTCTAAg TGCATGAGAGATCTTTGTAAAGAGGAAGATTACACTTTCTTAAAAAGTCTTGAGAAGCAGGATGAGAGTCTGGAGGAGAGCACATGTGTGGAGAGTAAATTTCAGGAAAAGCAAGAAGAAAGG ATCCGTCGTCGACAGGAGCTCAAGCAGCTGGAACGAGAAAAGCAATATGAGATAGAGGAGCAGCAGAAG GAGAAAGACAAGCAGTGGAAAAGCCATGTGGCCGAGCTGGATGTCCAACGCAAGGCCATCCGTGCAAAACTAGACAGACTGCGAGAATTTAGG GACTTTCAGAAAAAGGTTGTGCTTCAGGATTTGGGTCTGGATCCAGGTTCTGCAAATGAATCCGTCAATCACCTTCTTAGGAGACTGTAA
- the ntf3 gene encoding neurotrophin-3 — protein sequence MVTFITILQVNLVMSILLYVMFLAYLYGISASTMDKQRPTQDPINTLIIKLLQADISRSRQKQGDVLPSSTLNPPAVTDYKENVSDRPVTDISTELLRQHKRYNSPRVLLSDRPPLQPPPLYLMDDFVSSQDGSGTNKTRQKRNTEHKSYRGEFSVCDSISLWVTDRTTAVDIKGQVVKILGSVNAGRTNIKQYFYETRCDTGKSQKGSCRGIDEKHWNSQCKTSQTFVRALTQDASSVGWRWIRIDTSCVCALSRKHRRT from the exons ATGGTTACCTTTATTACG ATCTTACAGGTGAATCTAGTGATGTCCATCTTGCTGTACGTGATGTTTCTCGCGTACCTCTATGGTATCTCAGCCTCTACGATGGACAAGCAGCGGCCCACCCAGGACCCCATCAACACACTTATCATAAAGCTCCTTCAGGCCGACATCAGCCGTAGCCGACAGAAGCAGGGTGATGTGCTCCCTTCATCCACCTTAAACCCACCCGCAGTAACCGACTACAAGGAAAACGTCAGTGACCGGCCCGTGACAGACATCTCCACAGAGCTTCTGCGTCAGCACAAACGTTATAACTCGCCTCGCGTGCTTCTCAGCGACCGACCTCCTCTGCAACCGCCACCGCTCTACCTCATGGACGACTTCGTCAGCAGCCAGGACGGCAGTGGCACCAACAAGACGCGGCAAAAACGCAACACCGAGCACAAGAGTTACAGGGGCGAGTTTTCAGTGTGTGACAGCATCAGCCTGTGGGTAACGGACAGGACCACAGCTGTGGACATTAAGGGGCAGGTGGTCAAGATTTTGGGGTCTGTCAATGCAGGACGCACGAACATCAAGCAGTACTTTTACGAGACGAGATGTGACACCGGCAAGTCCCAGAAAGGCAGCTGTCGGGGCATTGACGAGAAGCACTGGAACTCGCAGTGCAAAACCTCGCAGACTTTTGTGCGTGCTCTCACTCAGGATGCATCATCGGTGGGATGGCGCTGGATACGTATAGACACCTCGTGCGTCTGTGCACTTTCGCGCAAACACCGCAGGACGTGA